The genomic window TGACCCGGGTCAAGGTAAAGTAAGCCGCAAAATCCAGCGATTATGCGGAGCACTTGCAAGCACGCATAAACGGCACACATAAGGCCCCTGCCCTGCTTGGTCTATACGGTTGGAAATTGCCAATTGGCAATTACAGCGGGTTCTTCTCGGCATAGCTGCGGAAGAAGGCCAGATAGGCGCGGTCGGGATCCTTGGCCGGCTCCTTGCGGGCGCTCCATTCGCGCCACTCGCTTTCGACGAAATAGATGTCATAGCCCGGATGGCGCAAGCGCGCGGTCTCGTAGGTCGCCGTCTGCAAGGCCGGGCCGCGGGACTCCATCCAGGCCGGCCGCGGCCGGGCCGCTGGCGCCGGACAGACCTCCTCGGTGCGGCCCTCGGCCTTCACGCGCCGGCCGACCTTGGAGAACTGCAAGGCGCGATCGGCGGCACCGCTGGCATCGCCGTCCTTGCGCCACCAGCGCATCTCGACATGGGTCACCGCGCGGCCGGTCTTGATCGGCTGGATCTCCACCAGGAAGTCGGAAAGCGCATTCACCTCGGCCACGGCCGGGTCGATGGCGCGCAGCTTCAGGTTCGACCAGGAGGAAAGCTTACCTTTCGGGACCCCCATGATGCCGCGCAACGCCTCAAGCGTGAACCGCTCCGACGCCTTCCAGCGCAGGTTGCCGCGTTTCTGCACCATCTCGTAAAGCGTCAGCGCGTATTTCGAGGACAGCGCAAACATAACCTCGCGCTGCAGCCGGGCAAAAACCTGGCTGTTGCGGATGATCTTGCGCAGCCGCGCCGGAATTTCATATTCCAGCAGACCGTCGCTGCGGCCGCTTTCCAGGTTTCCG from Paracoccus aminovorans includes these protein-coding regions:
- a CDS encoding replication initiation protein gives rise to the protein MAESKIRTVEARPNADSLVKPGELVDLIEVTPLTLNDRRIYNQLLENAWEAIDKPVTHVISKSTLRGSHNSNDRVGESLERLMSAIVKVAVIWDGEPAIERVQLLGGNLESGRSDGLLEYEIPARLRKIIRNSQVFARLQREVMFALSSKYALTLYEMVQKRGNLRWKASERFTLEALRGIMGVPKGKLSSWSNLKLRAIDPAVAEVNALSDFLVEIQPIKTGRAVTHVEMRWWRKDGDASGAADRALQFSKVGRRVKAEGRTEEVCPAPAARPRPAWMESRGPALQTATYETARLRHPGYDIYFVESEWREWSARKEPAKDPDRAYLAFFRSYAEKNPL